A window of the Oryzias melastigma strain HK-1 linkage group LG11, ASM292280v2, whole genome shotgun sequence genome harbors these coding sequences:
- the LOC112162607 gene encoding zymogen granule membrane protein 16, with protein sequence MRFVAFLMLFATCVAADFLPLYSYSPSVGSGSGSSYTITGEGRITSVRVWEYYGGHIYGVQFRYGYSWSNVAGYIYGTPQEMELYDGEYIVQISGKYSHYLQTIIFVTNRGRSLFVGQPSGTSFNMYPEHQETELVFISGRYHGGLTSLGAHWAVVDPTFNMTTH encoded by the exons ATGCGTTTTGTCGCCTTTTTGATGCTCTTTGCAACCTGTGTTGCTGCTGACT TCCTGCCTCTGTACTCGTACTCCCCATCTGTGGGGTCGGGCAGTGGCAGCTCCTACACCATCACTGGGGAGGGACGGATCACTTCCGTCAGAGTCTGGGAGTACTATGGAGGCCACATTTATGg CGTCCAGTTCAGATATGGATACTCCTGGTCCAACGTCGCCGGCTACATCTACGGAACCCCCCAAGAGATGGAGCTGTACGACGGTGAATACATCGTCCAGATTTCTGGAAAATACTCTCACTACCTGCAGACCATCATCTTCGTCACAAACCGAGGTCGCTCCCTGTTCGTGGGTCAGCCGTCCGGCACTTCCTTCAACATGTACCCCGAACACCAGGAGACGGAGCTGGTCTTCATCAGCGGACGCTATCACGGAGGCCTCACCTCTCTGGGGGCCCACTGGGCCGTGGTCGACCCCACCTTCAACATGACCACCCACTGA